A portion of the Acidisarcina polymorpha genome contains these proteins:
- a CDS encoding helix-turn-helix domain-containing protein, translated as MLLAEIVEGKKEALRVADVARILDVSIKKIYRMAAKGEIPSLKISSSIRFDPHDIATWLRNQSTTNSMLAISLPSRTNSVTSDNRYRNSTKRV; from the coding sequence ATGCTCTTAGCCGAAATAGTAGAAGGCAAGAAAGAAGCTCTCCGGGTGGCGGACGTCGCTCGAATCCTGGACGTGTCGATCAAGAAGATCTACAGGATGGCAGCAAAGGGCGAGATCCCTTCCCTCAAGATCTCCAGTTCGATTCGATTTGACCCTCACGATATTGCCACATGGCTGAGAAACCAATCCACTACGAATTCCATGCTGGCGATTTCGCTACCAAGTCGCACCAATTCAGTGACAAGCGACAATCGATATCGCAACTCTACGAAGCGCGTTTGA
- a CDS encoding glucose 1-dehydrogenase, producing MDRFKGKTALITGGTTGIGLATAKLFINEGARVIVTGRAAATIKAAQAELGDNAIVARSDATSLPDMDALAAKVKETFGKLDVLFANAGYGRFIPFEAVTEEVYDEMLNLNAKGPYFIVQKLAPLMPEGSSVVFTTSIANVKGMPTLSAYGAAKAALRSLTRSLAAELLPRGIRVNAVSPGPVVTPILQKVGMSKEAEDQVYLQMTQSVPMKRMGQPEEVAKAVAFLAIDATYTTGTELPVDGGWSQL from the coding sequence ATGGATAGGTTCAAAGGAAAAACAGCACTCATCACAGGCGGAACCACCGGCATAGGCTTGGCGACCGCCAAATTATTCATTAACGAAGGTGCCCGCGTGATCGTGACTGGCCGCGCCGCTGCAACGATCAAGGCAGCCCAGGCTGAGCTTGGCGATAACGCTATCGTAGCCCGCAGCGACGCGACCTCTCTTCCGGATATGGATGCCTTGGCGGCAAAGGTCAAGGAGACGTTCGGCAAGCTCGATGTGCTCTTCGCCAACGCGGGATATGGTCGATTTATCCCATTTGAGGCGGTGACTGAGGAGGTTTACGACGAGATGCTCAACCTGAACGCCAAGGGCCCGTATTTCATCGTCCAGAAACTGGCGCCGCTCATGCCGGAAGGAAGTTCGGTGGTCTTTACCACCTCGATTGCCAACGTGAAAGGAATGCCAACCTTGAGCGCCTATGGCGCCGCCAAAGCAGCGCTTCGCTCACTGACTCGGAGCCTTGCCGCTGAGTTGTTGCCCCGTGGAATACGTGTCAATGCGGTGAGTCCGGGTCCAGTCGTGACGCCCATACTCCAGAAGGTAGGAATGTCGAAGGAGGCGGAAGATCAGGTCTACCTTCAGATGACCCAAAGCGTTCCGATGAAGCGTATGGGCCAGCCAGAGGAAGTTGCCAAAGCCGTAGCATTCCTGGCGATAGACGCAACCTACACGACGGGAACAGAGCTTCCGGTAGACGGAGGATGGTCTCAACTCTAA
- a CDS encoding DUF4112 domain-containing protein encodes MAVRSSKGRGRMPSSKQPEILLPGTPEQPSRLGSAAGIFTNQNLDRLAHILDDCFRIPGTPIRFGLDGIVGLVPAIGDVLAGLASCILIFAAWVRGVPYITLVRMLVNLALDVVIGAIPFLGDAFDIAWKANRRNYALLVRHIEQPTRHAWKDWFFLGILVLAIIAIFLVPLLVLAWMLDWFFHHL; translated from the coding sequence ATGGCGGTACGCTCGTCGAAAGGTCGGGGACGGATGCCCTCTTCGAAACAGCCCGAGATCCTCCTTCCCGGCACACCGGAACAGCCGTCACGGTTAGGCTCGGCTGCCGGGATCTTCACCAATCAAAATCTTGACCGGCTAGCCCACATCTTGGACGATTGTTTCCGAATTCCGGGCACGCCGATCCGGTTTGGTTTGGACGGCATTGTCGGCCTTGTCCCAGCCATCGGAGATGTGCTCGCTGGGCTCGCCTCCTGCATTCTCATCTTCGCCGCCTGGGTGCGCGGGGTGCCATACATCACCCTGGTGAGAATGCTCGTCAATCTTGCACTCGACGTGGTGATAGGCGCCATCCCGTTCCTTGGGGATGCTTTCGACATCGCCTGGAAGGCAAACCGCCGCAATTACGCGCTCTTGGTTCGTCACATCGAACAGCCGACACGCCATGCCTGGAAAGACTGGTTTTTTCTCGGGATCCTGGTTCTTGCCATAATTGCCATATTCCTGGTGCCCCTGCTCGTGCTCGCGTGGATGCTGGATTGGTTCTTTCATCACCTCTGA
- a CDS encoding SGNH/GDSL hydrolase family protein, which translates to MTFVVKKNLATILLFLVATFGAHAQSPAPSNPSIASTAIGNGSWVGSWASSQQVPESGNQAPPGDLHDATLRQIVHLSIGGPLIRLRISNAFGTAPLHLTAVHIAHPLSPSTSRIDPASDRVVTFNQRTDVLIPMGAEYLSDSIAYPVLPLIDLAITMQIESAPGQETGHPGSRATSYLAAGLPASAVELPTAHTADHWFFLSGVDVSATHESASIVVLGDSITDGHGATTNGNDRWTDDLSARLQQPAATNPATNRIAVLNQGIGGNRLLADGLGPNALARFDRDVLAQTGAHYLIILEGINDLGTLTRTGDATEGQHENLVREMIGAYEQMILRAHAHGIKVLGGTIMPFSGSAYYHPGPANERDRQMVNAWIRAAGHFDAVIDFDKIMADPGHSDRLRSDYDSGDHLHPSPAGYRAMADAVPLDLFQP; encoded by the coding sequence ATGACATTCGTGGTGAAGAAGAACCTCGCTACCATCCTGCTTTTTCTTGTTGCTACCTTCGGTGCACACGCGCAGTCTCCAGCTCCGTCAAATCCATCTATCGCGTCCACTGCAATCGGCAATGGATCATGGGTCGGTTCGTGGGCTTCTTCGCAGCAAGTTCCTGAATCCGGCAATCAAGCGCCTCCTGGAGACCTGCATGACGCAACGCTTCGACAGATCGTGCATCTCTCGATTGGGGGACCGCTGATCCGCTTGCGCATTTCGAACGCATTCGGCACTGCGCCTCTCCACCTGACTGCCGTACACATCGCCCACCCCTTGTCGCCGAGTACGAGCAGGATCGACCCTGCCTCGGATCGGGTGGTTACATTCAACCAGCGGACGGACGTTCTAATCCCCATGGGTGCAGAGTACCTCTCCGATTCGATCGCCTATCCGGTGCTACCGTTGATTGACCTGGCCATCACAATGCAGATCGAATCCGCGCCAGGCCAGGAGACTGGCCATCCCGGTTCCCGCGCCACTTCGTACCTGGCGGCAGGATTGCCGGCATCCGCCGTGGAACTACCCACCGCTCACACCGCTGATCATTGGTTTTTTCTCTCAGGGGTCGATGTGTCTGCTACCCACGAGTCTGCGTCCATTGTTGTTTTGGGAGACTCGATAACAGACGGACACGGCGCGACCACCAACGGGAACGACCGCTGGACCGACGATCTCTCTGCACGCTTGCAGCAGCCTGCTGCCACCAACCCGGCCACCAATAGGATTGCCGTACTCAACCAAGGCATTGGCGGCAATCGTCTGCTCGCCGACGGACTCGGTCCGAACGCCCTCGCGCGTTTTGATCGTGATGTCCTCGCCCAGACTGGCGCTCACTACCTCATCATTCTCGAAGGGATCAACGATCTTGGCACTTTGACGCGGACCGGCGACGCCACGGAAGGCCAGCACGAGAATCTGGTGCGCGAGATGATTGGAGCCTATGAGCAAATGATCCTGCGCGCGCACGCCCACGGCATCAAGGTACTCGGAGGAACCATCATGCCGTTTTCGGGCTCCGCCTACTATCATCCCGGCCCCGCCAACGAACGAGACCGGCAGATGGTCAATGCCTGGATTCGCGCAGCTGGACATTTCGACGCGGTGATCGACTTCGACAAGATCATGGCAGATCCCGGCCATTCCGACCGTTTGCGATCGGACTATGATAGCGGCGACCACCTGCATCCGTCGCCGGCGGGTTATCGAGCTATGGCCGACGCCGTCCCCTTGGATCTATTCCAACCATGA
- a CDS encoding TetR/AcrR family transcriptional regulator yields the protein MVTNIAKRAPGRPKGFIPDEALDRAVEMFWEHGYEGVDVDRIARAVNVTKPAIYRTFGDKSTLLLKAVERYAITYVAPRMAAFEAEPDIHKAVTGFCEATVNAASDEARGGCMMAAAALGQSERVTEIRSYVAKGLTATADIFAKRFEKEMKAGRLTRTPSAKVRSRALVDLLQGLQLRAKVGIAREQLLQDVRSYVPLILGG from the coding sequence ATGGTAACTAATATCGCGAAGCGCGCCCCTGGACGTCCAAAAGGATTTATCCCCGACGAAGCACTCGACCGTGCCGTTGAGATGTTTTGGGAGCATGGGTATGAAGGAGTTGACGTAGATCGGATCGCACGGGCCGTGAACGTCACCAAACCCGCGATATACCGGACCTTTGGAGACAAATCCACCCTGCTGCTCAAGGCGGTCGAGCGCTATGCAATCACCTATGTAGCTCCCAGGATGGCGGCATTTGAAGCGGAGCCGGACATCCACAAGGCCGTGACCGGCTTTTGCGAGGCTACCGTCAACGCCGCTTCGGATGAGGCTCGCGGCGGTTGCATGATGGCCGCCGCTGCGCTGGGACAGTCGGAGCGAGTAACCGAGATCCGTTCGTATGTCGCGAAGGGCCTGACCGCGACCGCTGATATTTTCGCGAAGCGTTTCGAAAAGGAGATGAAGGCTGGCCGCCTGACTCGCACACCCTCTGCCAAGGTACGAAGCCGTGCGCTCGTGGACTTATTGCAGGGTTTGCAGCTTCGCGCCAAGGTTGGTATTGCACGCGAGCAACTGCTGCAAGACGTCCGAAGCTATGTGCCCCTGATTCTCGGCGGGTGA
- a CDS encoding ABC transporter permease, which yields MGLWSRLRNLNRRDAVDADIAEELRSHIDMAVEEGICAGLSETEAWRAARLRFGNPVAMREKTMGADAALSLEGFWLDVKFALRQLKRSPGFAVTAMVTLALGIGANIVVFGVLNAVILHPLKIADPQSVHQIYHKEWMSGGPSYPAFEDFRRRNTTFAGMAAVYGLSSVGLEWNNKVREVSGYDVTGNYFDLLGVQPEIGRFFHANDEHGPGSAPYVVLSDALWRHEFRADPEVIGKTVSLSTHPFTVVGVAPRDFHGLERFFWPDYFVPMVNEEQVEGWDFLHSRLYEPVAVIGRLKPGVTAERATENLNAIARDLQKEYPATDLEQSARLIRPGLEGDDGVLIHQFLFGVMLLALLLLTAACANLASLFAARAADRGRELALRVALGSSRQRLLWQLLTEALVVSLLGGAVGMFCAATLLGALSRWQPFGAGSEHLVVAVDAGVYLAGLALSVMSGLLFGMIPAWHAWQSRPLQAIKSAPAESARLRTFAIRDVLLGAQIAICTLLVTASLVAIRGMVRALHAPLGIKPAGATVAKVNFGMVGIDGDNALEKQKQIIDAAESIPGVQAAGIVNFLPLSGSGMSGIPVYWPGTVDQTLSNQVLDTRVYPISPDYLKAAGTRLLTGRNFTWRDEAHSPRVAIVNATFAHKMFGNRPAVGNHFLLWKDSYEVIGVAESGKYVDLNEDPICAVYVSTAQMEQSSTNLVVRSSLTSRDMAASLQRMLSGIAPTAPITIRSWDDALSNVLFPARTAAAALGIMGMLAAMLAVTGIFGMAAYSVSKRMKELGIRIALGAQRSQILASAIGRPLALLISGSIVGLVAGLFSSRLLGRIVYQADPSDPLVVSGVIATMALLGLTATLIPARRAVTVDAARLMREE from the coding sequence ATGGGATTGTGGTCACGATTGAGAAATCTGAACCGACGGGACGCTGTCGATGCTGATATCGCTGAAGAGTTGCGATCGCATATTGATATGGCGGTAGAAGAAGGTATTTGCGCGGGTTTAAGCGAAACGGAAGCCTGGCGCGCCGCGCGATTGAGGTTTGGAAACCCCGTAGCCATGCGGGAGAAGACGATGGGCGCGGATGCCGCGCTAAGCCTGGAGGGCTTTTGGCTCGACGTAAAATTCGCGCTTCGGCAACTAAAAAGATCACCAGGGTTCGCAGTGACGGCCATGGTGACGCTGGCTTTGGGAATTGGAGCAAACATCGTTGTCTTTGGCGTGCTGAACGCCGTGATCCTACATCCTCTGAAGATTGCCGACCCGCAAAGCGTTCATCAGATTTATCACAAAGAGTGGATGAGTGGCGGTCCCTCTTATCCTGCGTTCGAGGATTTTCGCCGGAGGAACACGACTTTCGCCGGAATGGCGGCAGTGTATGGACTATCGAGTGTCGGTCTCGAATGGAACAACAAGGTGCGGGAAGTTTCCGGCTACGACGTTACTGGAAACTATTTCGATCTTCTGGGTGTGCAGCCCGAAATAGGGCGATTTTTTCATGCGAACGATGAGCACGGGCCGGGTTCAGCTCCCTACGTGGTGTTGAGTGACGCACTATGGAGGCACGAATTCCGTGCGGATCCGGAGGTGATTGGCAAAACGGTGAGCCTGAGCACTCATCCGTTCACCGTCGTGGGCGTCGCCCCGCGCGATTTTCATGGTCTGGAGCGGTTCTTCTGGCCGGATTATTTTGTCCCCATGGTGAATGAAGAACAGGTGGAAGGTTGGGATTTTCTGCACAGCCGCCTGTACGAACCGGTGGCTGTGATCGGACGGTTGAAGCCGGGCGTTACGGCCGAGCGGGCAACTGAGAATCTCAACGCCATTGCTCGCGATCTACAAAAAGAGTACCCGGCGACTGACCTAGAGCAATCAGCACGCCTCATTCGGCCAGGGCTTGAAGGTGATGACGGAGTTCTCATCCATCAGTTTCTGTTCGGCGTGATGCTGCTGGCGCTGCTCTTGCTTACAGCAGCCTGCGCGAACCTGGCAAGTCTGTTTGCCGCCCGCGCGGCTGATCGCGGCCGAGAGTTGGCGTTGCGCGTAGCACTGGGATCGAGCCGACAGCGATTATTGTGGCAACTCCTGACCGAGGCCTTGGTCGTTTCGCTGCTGGGTGGCGCGGTTGGGATGTTTTGCGCAGCTACATTGTTAGGTGCCCTGAGCCGGTGGCAACCATTCGGTGCGGGCTCTGAACACCTCGTGGTGGCAGTCGATGCCGGGGTGTATCTTGCAGGCCTCGCATTATCCGTGATGAGCGGCCTGCTTTTTGGCATGATCCCGGCCTGGCATGCATGGCAAAGCCGTCCCCTACAGGCGATCAAGAGCGCTCCGGCAGAATCGGCGCGTCTCCGCACATTTGCAATAAGAGACGTGTTACTCGGTGCTCAAATTGCAATTTGCACCCTGCTGGTTACTGCTTCGCTGGTCGCTATTCGCGGAATGGTGCGGGCACTCCACGCCCCACTCGGTATCAAGCCCGCAGGAGCAACGGTGGCAAAAGTAAATTTCGGCATGGTCGGCATTGATGGAGATAATGCTCTTGAAAAACAGAAGCAGATCATCGATGCAGCGGAAAGCATACCTGGTGTGCAGGCCGCGGGCATTGTGAACTTTTTGCCGCTGAGCGGATCGGGGATGAGCGGCATTCCCGTTTATTGGCCCGGAACTGTAGATCAGACACTATCGAATCAAGTCCTTGATACACGCGTTTATCCGATATCGCCGGACTACCTTAAAGCAGCAGGAACTCGCCTGCTAACCGGGCGCAATTTTACGTGGCGCGACGAGGCCCATTCGCCTCGCGTGGCCATTGTAAACGCGACCTTTGCTCACAAGATGTTTGGGAATCGTCCAGCCGTGGGAAACCATTTTTTGTTATGGAAAGACTCCTATGAGGTCATTGGCGTTGCAGAGAGTGGAAAGTATGTAGATCTGAACGAAGACCCGATATGCGCAGTCTACGTGTCGACAGCACAGATGGAGCAGAGCAGCACTAACCTGGTGGTGCGCTCTAGCCTGACTTCTCGCGACATGGCGGCTTCGTTGCAGCGGATGTTGAGCGGCATTGCGCCCACGGCGCCGATCACAATCCGCAGTTGGGATGATGCATTGAGCAACGTACTGTTCCCGGCGCGGACAGCCGCGGCAGCTCTCGGCATCATGGGAATGCTGGCGGCGATGCTGGCGGTCACAGGCATCTTCGGCATGGCGGCCTACAGTGTCAGCAAGCGGATGAAGGAATTGGGCATCCGCATAGCGCTGGGCGCCCAGCGATCGCAGATTCTCGCCTCGGCCATCGGTCGGCCCTTGGCCCTGCTGATATCCGGTTCGATAGTCGGCCTCGTCGCGGGACTCTTTTCCAGCCGATTGCTTGGACGAATCGTATATCAGGCAGATCCAAGCGATCCTTTGGTCGTGAGCGGTGTAATTGCGACGATGGCTTTACTTGGATTGACGGCGACGCTAATTCCTGCCCGCCGTGCCGTGACTGTGGACGCTGCTAGGCTGATGCGGGAAGAGTAG
- a CDS encoding DUF2306 domain-containing protein, whose protein sequence is MTTNMGTMDRRPWAMTRRLTRTSAFGILALLYGFGVFVSTRASILLLKGKESGPNGHPYPPWTIIHFASALLFAVLAMMQLVSVVRRRYPLLHRYSGRIAVVSGLIAAITGVCIPFAVVPPRPLLERLYIVVYFGGVASCLLLGLRAARRHDFAMHRIWMIRAVAAAGAVMTQRITFPIFVLTFGIHSERAFWSEFVGAFALGWAINLTLAECWLRWTPSAGPYVV, encoded by the coding sequence ATGACGACTAATATGGGCACCATGGATCGACGGCCATGGGCGATGACTCGGAGGCTCACCCGAACTTCAGCATTCGGTATCTTGGCTCTGCTTTATGGATTTGGGGTCTTCGTTTCGACCAGGGCGTCAATTCTGCTTCTTAAGGGTAAGGAGTCTGGCCCGAACGGCCATCCTTACCCACCATGGACCATCATTCACTTTGCATCAGCGTTGCTGTTCGCCGTGCTCGCCATGATGCAGCTGGTCTCTGTGGTGAGACGTCGTTATCCCTTGCTTCACCGATATTCCGGCCGGATCGCGGTCGTCTCCGGTCTGATCGCCGCGATCACAGGGGTCTGCATTCCCTTCGCCGTCGTCCCGCCGCGGCCTTTGTTGGAACGCCTCTATATCGTTGTCTATTTCGGCGGTGTCGCTTCCTGCCTGCTGCTAGGACTTCGCGCGGCCAGGCGTCATGACTTCGCCATGCACCGTATCTGGATGATTCGTGCGGTTGCGGCTGCAGGGGCTGTAATGACTCAACGGATCACTTTCCCGATTTTTGTGCTCACCTTCGGCATTCATAGCGAGAGGGCTTTCTGGTCCGAATTTGTGGGTGCCTTCGCGCTTGGCTGGGCCATTAACCTCACGCTGGCGGAATGCTGGCTACGCTGGACGCCTTCGGCGGGACCGTATGTCGTCTGA
- a CDS encoding tyrosine-type recombinase/integrase codes for MQVNITKRIDTPEGKRYCPIVITPNGRIKPDSVMVDGRQEKHPEGAYYLDWTEDGKRRRVSVGTDATAAYNCRVRKQRELDALASGLIVSNPIEDDSRLRISAAVEDFLEEMQLSRQRKTWMGYIVSLRYFQESCGKRFLDEVERKDLLRLAAFLRDTKKLSPRTVHNKFADVLTFLQAQGVPKLTGKNDHPRFIEQEVSIYEEEDLSKLHAVCSRYYSTLYDFLLMSGFREQEAMHVTWNNVRFNANIIEMRWKPQFNWTPKAYKEREVPVPDELLEILEAHRRSLPTSRSSAQALVFSTANNTRDKHMLRALKRNAGKAKLNPDEFWLHKFRATFATTHLQAGVDLRTVMTWMGQANLESIIRYLKPARNSTMIEKVNSSFASYNRFKLQSVSVVA; via the coding sequence ATGCAGGTGAATATCACCAAACGTATCGACACCCCGGAGGGCAAGCGCTACTGCCCTATCGTCATCACTCCTAACGGCCGCATCAAGCCCGATTCGGTGATGGTCGATGGACGCCAGGAAAAGCATCCCGAAGGCGCCTATTACCTCGACTGGACGGAAGACGGAAAGCGCAGACGTGTTTCAGTTGGCACTGACGCGACTGCCGCTTACAATTGCCGAGTTCGAAAGCAAAGAGAGTTGGATGCGCTCGCCTCCGGTCTCATCGTTTCCAATCCCATCGAAGACGACTCTCGCCTAAGAATTAGCGCCGCAGTAGAAGACTTCCTTGAAGAGATGCAACTCAGCCGGCAAAGAAAAACCTGGATGGGATATATCGTCTCCCTACGATACTTCCAGGAATCCTGTGGCAAGAGATTTCTGGATGAGGTGGAGCGGAAAGATCTCCTGCGCCTTGCAGCCTTCCTGCGCGATACTAAGAAGCTCTCTCCGCGCACGGTCCATAACAAATTCGCCGATGTGCTTACCTTCCTGCAGGCCCAGGGCGTGCCGAAATTGACCGGCAAGAACGATCATCCTCGCTTTATCGAGCAGGAAGTTTCGATCTACGAAGAAGAGGACTTGTCGAAGCTCCATGCCGTCTGCTCGCGATACTACAGCACGCTCTACGACTTCCTCCTAATGAGCGGCTTTCGAGAGCAGGAGGCTATGCACGTCACTTGGAACAACGTCCGCTTCAACGCCAACATCATCGAGATGCGCTGGAAGCCCCAGTTTAACTGGACACCGAAGGCCTATAAAGAACGGGAGGTTCCTGTTCCCGACGAGTTGCTCGAGATACTGGAAGCTCATCGCCGGTCGCTGCCAACATCGCGCTCATCGGCTCAGGCATTGGTCTTCAGCACAGCGAACAACACACGTGACAAACACATGCTGCGCGCCCTCAAGCGCAACGCTGGGAAGGCCAAGTTGAATCCCGATGAGTTCTGGCTTCACAAGTTTCGCGCGACCTTTGCGACAACTCACCTGCAAGCAGGTGTCGACCTTAGAACGGTGATGACTTGGATGGGGCAAGCGAACCTGGAGAGCATCATTCGCTACCTCAAGCCGGCGAGAAACTCGACCATGATCGAAAAGGTTAATTCAAGCTTTGCCAGCTACAACCGGTTCAAGCTCCAGTCCGTCTCCGTCGTTGCATGA